The following are from one region of the Gossypium hirsutum isolate 1008001.06 chromosome D03, Gossypium_hirsutum_v2.1, whole genome shotgun sequence genome:
- the LOC107949898 gene encoding golgin subfamily A member 6-like protein 1 has translation MVQRQFASQQFVPVTDGLAQLEFAFSGEGYMKKVRDIGNSWKKIYLMELALYADTITQDYDIWRQRRVNSQQTLPTNYVFQNPFSEEISSELEVAKHEFEREKAKLLRDIGSLQEENYQLKIDVQIEKSRIEKVQKEAEITRRDLRDLHLENKKLRSTIMNSGLGKSLAEWKEEISNIKGGMKFWKEKVKKEEEKAAQNALQAHQEHLDDLLKALKEENGQHNRDIRAYEGALQEKDMHIGNLINEIRKVTMQIVQLSDEVEILNCQFPPSQRSNMSEFLEHVKKQGNVEREFV, from the exons ATGGTTCAAAGACAGTTCGCTTCGCAACAATTTGTACCAGTTACCGATGGATTGGCACAATTGGAATTCGCCTTTTCGGGTGAAGGTTACATGAAAAAGGTCAGAGATATTGGAAATTCTTGGAAAAAAATCTATCTAATGGAGTTAGCCCTCTATGCTGATACTATCActcaagattacgacatatggagacAACGACGAGTGAATAGTCAACAAACCTTGCCGACGAATTACGTtttccagaatcctttctcagaAGAAATCTCGTCCGAGTTGGAAGTGGCAAAACATGAATTTGAACGTGAAAAAGCCAAACTGTTACGAGATATTGGTTctcttcaagaggaaaactaccaGCTGAAGattgatgttcaaattgaaaaatccAGAATTGAGAAAGTCCAAAAAGAAGCTGAGATCACGAGAAGGGACTTAAGAGatcttcatttggaaaataagaaattaagaagCACCATAATGAACAGTGGACTAGGCAAATCAttagcagaatggaaggaagaaataaGCAACATCAAAGGTGGGATGAAGTTctggaaagaaaaagtaaagaaggaggaggaaaaagCTGCAC AAAATGCGTTGCAAGCTCATCAGGAACATTTAGATGATCTCCTAAAAGCCCTAAAAGAGGAGAATGGTCAGCATAACAGAGACATTCGTGCCTACGAAGGAGCCCTCCAAGAAAAGGATATGCACATCGGCAATTTGATTAATGAAATTCGTAAGGTGACTATGCAAATAgtgcaattatcagatgaagTAGAAATCCTCAATTGTCAATTCCCTCCAAGCCAAAGATCAAACATGTCGGAGTTCCTAGAACacgtgaagaaacaaggcaatgtggaaAGAGAATTTGTGTAA